TGTGCTAACCCCTTGTCATATGGGCCTCTCTCCATCACAAGGTCAATAAAATCAATGACTCTTCAAATATGTGTGGTCACAAGACCAATTTTGACTATGGTTGCCTAGAAACAAGGTGTGGCTCAACTTCCCCACATCCTCAAATCACCCGACTCTCCTCTACTGAGTAGGACATTAATTTTACAGTTGGAAATTAAGCTTatcagtgctctctggtggacaaataTTGGAATCAGTCTGTTTAAGTAGTGGCTCACATCATTTGGTCATGCTGTTCAAAATACCTCTTACcctttaaaataactttcaCTAATAATTCCTTTTGGCGCTTtaattctgttttttatttgcaaagatgtTTTAAATCAGGAACTTAGACAATACCTGTTGTAGGTAATTGTATTGGCTTTGTGCTGCTGTTGTCCTAGAAGTTTAATGTCCAATCTCATATTCATCTTTCATATCAGTAATAACACAACATACAATGCACACACCAATGTCCAGCACCAACTATGATTAGTAATGCACTGCATACATATTCTCTTTAGAAAAGTAGATATATAAAGTAAAtttagtttaaatgtttatgcaaaaaacattatttctaGGAAATTACACAGCTATAAAGCATCCAAAGATAATTTTATAAGGTAGTATAAAAGTGAAGGCTGGAGCAGGAGAGGGTAAActcaataaaactaaaaaactacccaaaatatcatattatatataataaacagtcAACAGAACAGACAGCAGGACAGTTGATAAAGTCTACTGAAAACACAATTGATACTGTTGTTATAAATCCTTTATTGTTTTTCAAATGCAAATTAGACAATGCAGAGCATGTTGAAATGCACGCATGTGCACATTACATATATTGAATATGTTTCAGCTCACAGTGGTTAAGATTGCGTGAATCCGTTCCTGAGGGGCTTTGGGTTTGCACGATTCTCTTGTTCAACTTTGCAGAACAGAAGTTCCTAAAAGATGTTGCACAACCCTCCTGGATAAGTGTAAAGTTTCACAACATTTGAGACAAAGGGatcaaataatttaaataagtctttgttttgtgtgtcttaaaGGAACACATGGCTCATCgctccaaaaaaaaataatatatatttggaACCACAGCTGCACAGAGTGAGCAATGCACAGACGACATCTTATTGCACTGGTGTTACAATTATTTGAAAGTACATTTCAACTTACACATCTTTTCCACGAGAAAGCGTAAATACAGGTCGCTGCCAACTTTAACTAAAttagagtatatatatactgtatatctcattTTTGCAGACCATTCTTTTGCTTTGGCAGCTATCtttttcattgtttacagtTGTTCTTTTGCCCCTGAAGAGAGTGATTCCCACCAATAGCACTgagaatataaaatatacatttggCCTTTGTCAATCTCTGAGCAACCATGTTTTTACACCACCAGGTGGTGATGCAATATTTGTTTCACTATTTGAATAGACCAGGGGGGAAATAAAACAGATGCTAGCTTTGTGTATGTGTCTTAAAGGTGGATGGGTGTGAACAGACTAGAGCTGCAGGAGGTGGTCTTCTCTCAGCTCCTGCTCTGCTGGTTTTGACTCACCAACCAGAGGCCTGCTTGAGTCCCTCATGACCACACCTacaagcagaaaaaaacaaggacAGGTCAGACTACATGGAGCAGAAAAAAGGGAGGAAAACTATTGAATCCATGCAACTCAAGATCGTTTCCAAAAAAATTACCTTTGTATGGCTTCTCGTCCTTCTCTGCCCAGGACTCGCCGGAGCCTGTCTCACCCAAGGTCCAGTCCGCCATGTATGTAGCTGCAGAGCCTTCATAACTTCCAGAACCCTCCTCAGTCACCACAGGTGACTCGCCCTCTTCACTCTTCATCggctttccctcctcctccgtctctaACTCAATGTCATCCTCCTCCCATGGATTCTCACCCTCAGGATTTGCCTCTAACTCCACGTCATCCTCCTCCCATGGACTCTCACCGCCCTCAGGCTCTGCCTCAGCATTCACGTCATCCTCCTCCCATGGATTTTCACCCTCCTCAGGCTCTGCCTCTCTGGAAACAGAATGAGTcacatgttgaaaaatgttgatgtCTGGTAAGTTGTAGCAATAAAGCAACACGACTTCACAAACTAAACATTAGACACTCCATAAGCTTTAAAGATCCCTGCAGACAtgttttaaaggagcagtgtgtaggttttagtgacatctagtggtgaggtttcagattgcaaccaatttcAACTTCTCCTGtctgccaagcgtgtaggagaactacggtggtcgaTGTGAAAACACGAATGAccttctctagagccagttattgtgtgtacgtgggaaatGAGTGgtaaagcaagagagagagcggcggcaaaTGTGTGTGAGCGAACCAGtgagtttagctttgagaatatcaagtgaatgtataGTGTGAGTTTcaatttgtgcagaaataaatgctacggctcctcaagaccaacagaggtttcccgtaaCATTATCAactccagcccaagcaggaaaagttaacatagtgatttgtctgttctgggctactgtataaacatggtggccggctctgtgaagagaggacctgctccctatgtagatataaacggctcattctaggtaatgaaaacacaacaattcttagtttcaggtgattatacactaaagaaatcatacttattaatattatattccattgctgccaatagatccccctaaatgttacacactggtcctttaagacaTTTGAATATGATTACTTTATATAAGAATTTGTCTGTGATATGGTTTTTCAAGTTCAACTAACAAACTCTTAAAGGGACTtttttgtaagaatcagaaattgcttgttaacagcgacacctgtggctgttaagtcaacgaaagtcagcatcctgttgctcgcgcttgtgctcgctctacatagacatgaacgagcattgcgcaaaacagtgaggcaacacacgtcagcttaaaccacaatatcactctatatttcagctgcttggcagtaatgttagctgaccagacgaaggtctctccatgaatcgatgctgataatgtgttttcctgcttaagcctcccgaccgcggtcagaagcaACAGGGGAGGCACCGCAGCCccggtcggaggcgataacgcTACTCGCTCCGGAGCACAGtctattcactcagcagcaggaaacgacacgggaaacctctgttggtctggaggagcatttctgcacaaacttccactgtacattcactagatattctcagagctaaactaactcttctgtagtttgtagtgtgcgcgcatgcacgtgagaggtggagcgaaagagcaagtgagaacgagcgcagtgtgtgagtgaaggcaagcaggcaggcagaggagcagagactccggccctggagaccaaagctacggtctcccctgtgtcttctgaccgcggtcgggaagCCGAAGCAGGAagagccaacactgttttgcaatacgggcttcactagatataactttgcggttttggtgcttccttgtagtttgtgttggagtctgagtctgaacagcgtagccacacgcgagcgtgcatgggacaccgacccgcaatgatttatacgtgtaagaagttacaaacagtccctttaacagtacatttactcattttacacCTATCTATAAGTATGACAATAGCTTTATTTCGAAGACTTCCATGACGTAcaattgacattttatagaccaaacgattaatcaaggaaataatgttagttgcagccctactgtacACATATCATACTGCACAGTGACAACTAAGAGTTGGGTGTtgctttgtttatattttttcatactAATAATACTGTTCATGTTGAAGCTGTTTCTCCAAAAAAGGACAAAGGCACATTTACTGTTTTAAGCTTTTGGTTTTACTTTCAAGCAATCGTGAGGAGCAGGTAGAAGTGTTAGGAAACAGCAGCTAATTAATTGCAGGTGTGTATCAATTAGGCAGATGATTGGTGCCTTCAAacggggtcgtgtttaccgtgttcacgagatgagtccatatgaacgcacCCCCTCTTGcagttaatatattttaattttagttgtatattgtttttcttcgtaattttataatatgtctgaggaaaatgttgatattcccaactcatctttttcctctgtcattatacctttgcatttcctccattatgttacccgcttgctaagttgtcagcctctgtggcttctagacgccgacagtaacgttaatattgccgttgcttagcagcggtgttctcatgacttaaccacttgaacgccacacatattgtgtacacaacttcccatgttgtaaacacgagctcacgagtttcatttgaaggcaccaatactCACAGCTTAAAGGcctacacaggtgttttcacttatgTTGCCT
This window of the Sebastes fasciatus isolate fSebFas1 chromosome 2, fSebFas1.pri, whole genome shotgun sequence genome carries:
- the srgn gene encoding serglycin — translated: MKFILFLVFSCLALHNGQGAPTTAVYKFVRCNPDGDQANCVTQKGPEMAFTPDLPAKLPASTARYLEAEPEEGENPWEEDDVNAEAEPEGGESPWEEDDVELEANPEGENPWEEDDIELETEEEGKPMKSEEGESPVVTEEGSGSYEGSAATYMADWTLGETGSGESWAEKDEKPYKGVVMRDSSRPLVGESKPAEQELREDHLLQL